Proteins from one Mucilaginibacter jinjuensis genomic window:
- a CDS encoding SusE domain-containing protein, producing the protein MRRLINLSFMVIAAITAFTSCKKDERTLDLNVHPVSVLGAPADQASISLQPATGASMVFTWNATQAADGDMVLYEVAFDKADGDFSKPVYKALSDGGGVQAQATVTQKDLNKIASLAGIQSSSTGKIKWTVLASKATNVVAGSASHTLQITRPAGFAVLPTALYITGTATEAGDDVTKAIALKQTSDGVFELYTSLKPGTYQLTDKQSASGTKYYLDANGIIQQGNSTTTVTAATQPYRLSYDFSVATSSIVGIQSLGLYVSAYATETGQLSYIGNGTWEAAKIPVTFYQFSWGRDDRYKFILHTAKGLEYYGSENVNNDPPAGKPADYFYLLPVTNDQWNNTYKFPPAADTHNVKVDVYFQAGGPYTHTATAFN; encoded by the coding sequence ATGAGAAGATTAATTAATTTGAGCTTTATGGTTATTGCAGCCATAACGGCTTTTACATCCTGCAAAAAGGATGAAAGAACCTTAGACCTGAATGTACACCCCGTAAGCGTATTAGGTGCCCCGGCAGATCAGGCCAGCATTAGCTTACAACCGGCAACAGGGGCCAGTATGGTATTTACCTGGAATGCTACCCAAGCCGCAGATGGTGATATGGTATTGTATGAGGTAGCTTTTGATAAGGCTGATGGCGATTTTAGCAAGCCGGTTTATAAGGCGCTTTCTGATGGGGGAGGTGTACAGGCACAGGCTACTGTTACACAGAAGGATTTGAATAAGATTGCCTCGCTAGCAGGTATCCAGTCTTCAAGTACCGGTAAAATAAAATGGACTGTGCTGGCTTCTAAAGCAACTAATGTGGTGGCTGGTTCAGCAAGCCATACTTTGCAGATCACCCGTCCTGCCGGTTTTGCAGTTCTGCCTACCGCACTGTATATCACAGGGACGGCTACAGAAGCCGGCGATGATGTAACCAAGGCCATCGCCCTTAAACAAACCAGCGATGGTGTATTTGAACTTTATACCTCTTTAAAACCCGGTACCTATCAATTAACCGATAAGCAGAGCGCCAGCGGCACCAAATACTACCTGGATGCCAATGGTATTATACAGCAAGGTAACTCAACAACCACAGTTACCGCTGCCACACAACCTTATCGTTTAAGTTATGATTTTAGCGTGGCTACATCAAGCATTGTGGGCATTCAATCGCTGGGTTTATATGTATCTGCCTACGCTACAGAAACCGGGCAGCTAAGTTATATCGGGAACGGCACCTGGGAAGCAGCGAAGATCCCGGTTACGTTTTACCAATTTTCATGGGGTCGTGATGATCGATATAAATTTATCCTGCATACCGCTAAAGGTTTAGAGTATTATGGCAGCGAGAATGTAAATAACGACCCGCCTGCGGGTAAACCGGCTGATTATTTTTACCTGCTCCCGGTAACCAACGATCAATGGAATAACACCTATAAGTTTCCACCAGCCGCAGATACCCATAATGTAAAAGTGGATGTGTATTTCCAGGCTGGTGGCCCATACACGCATACGGCTACTGCATTTAATTAA
- a CDS encoding RagB/SusD family nutrient uptake outer membrane protein codes for MKNYIKIFIITLLVVTAGSCKKLDLVPTNNFTDQNFYTTSENVNNALNNIYSGMYNSDLYFYNDAMSDNAYTAQGSSYGNVDQVGAGTFTSSLPKFINDWSFYYQGIKACNLFLAGIDQNKTLGADVIARMKGEVRFVRAWHHFNLMKWWGDVPLLSADITPDEAKVIARTPRAAVLSFITSELEAAAAALPSKDKYAAADNGRITNGAALALEARVLLYEGNRMQDVVTICEKLLNNPSTYGQYALASDYGSLFSDPAVNKTNSESMLSLQYVSGVAGRTWADGFDFYPISAGSRTNNLAPTQELVNDYIMNNGKGITDAGSGYDESNPYTNRDPRLTATIVYDKANFKNADGTTQVIYIKPGSDPNRSALNEYSPNGQVSATGYYWRKYFDPNHLPQFVSGLNLHLIRWAEVLLDYAEAKNSLGQMDASTWSKTIMVLRQRAGFTDPNALNFPTAGDMTTIIRRERRTELAMEGIRTEDIRRWKLSETVLNGYVHGAKFGDPTIDNGYLRVQKRQFDPAKNYLWPIPLNEVNKDPNLKQNPGLLSNNQLN; via the coding sequence ATGAAAAATTATATCAAAATATTCATTATAACACTACTGGTAGTTACTGCCGGCAGTTGTAAAAAACTGGATCTGGTGCCAACCAACAACTTTACTGATCAGAACTTTTACACCACAAGCGAAAATGTAAATAATGCACTGAATAACATTTACAGCGGCATGTATAACAGCGACCTGTATTTTTATAACGATGCGATGTCTGATAACGCTTACACTGCTCAAGGCTCATCTTACGGTAACGTAGACCAGGTTGGTGCAGGTACTTTTACTTCATCGCTGCCTAAATTTATTAATGACTGGTCTTTTTATTACCAGGGTATTAAAGCTTGTAATCTGTTCCTGGCTGGTATCGACCAAAATAAAACTTTAGGTGCCGACGTAATTGCCCGCATGAAAGGCGAAGTTCGCTTTGTACGTGCATGGCATCATTTTAACCTGATGAAATGGTGGGGCGATGTGCCTTTGTTATCAGCAGACATAACACCGGATGAAGCTAAGGTTATTGCCAGGACCCCAAGGGCAGCTGTGCTGAGTTTTATTACCAGTGAATTGGAAGCTGCCGCTGCCGCATTACCATCAAAAGATAAATATGCCGCTGCGGATAATGGCCGCATTACCAATGGTGCAGCCCTTGCTTTGGAAGCCCGTGTGCTATTGTACGAAGGTAACCGCATGCAGGACGTGGTAACTATTTGCGAAAAATTATTAAACAATCCGTCTACTTACGGCCAGTACGCGTTAGCGAGTGATTATGGTAGCTTATTTAGTGACCCTGCGGTAAACAAAACCAATTCTGAGTCGATGCTTTCACTTCAGTATGTATCTGGCGTGGCTGGCCGCACTTGGGCAGATGGGTTCGATTTTTATCCGATCTCGGCAGGTTCACGCACCAATAACCTGGCACCAACTCAAGAGTTGGTGAATGATTATATTATGAATAATGGCAAGGGGATAACTGATGCAGGCTCTGGTTACGACGAATCAAACCCGTACACTAACCGTGATCCAAGGCTTACTGCAACCATTGTTTATGATAAAGCCAATTTTAAAAATGCAGATGGCACAACGCAGGTCATCTACATTAAACCAGGATCAGACCCTAACCGCAGTGCCTTAAATGAGTATAGCCCTAATGGCCAGGTTTCTGCAACAGGTTATTACTGGCGCAAGTATTTTGACCCTAACCACCTGCCTCAGTTTGTATCGGGCCTAAACCTGCACCTCATCCGTTGGGCCGAAGTTTTATTGGATTATGCAGAAGCTAAAAACAGCCTGGGGCAAATGGATGCAAGCACCTGGAGTAAAACTATTATGGTATTGCGCCAGCGTGCCGGCTTTACAGACCCTAATGCATTAAATTTCCCTACTGCTGGTGACATGACCACCATTATCAGAAGGGAGCGCCGTACAGAGTTAGCTATGGAAGGCATCAGGACAGAAGATATCCGTAGGTGGAAACTGTCTGAAACCGTATTAAACGGTTACGTGCATGGCGCCAAATTTGGCGATCCTACTATTGATAATGGTTACCTGAGGGTGCAAAAACGCCAGTTCGATCCGGCTAAAAATTATCTGTGGCCGATTCCGCTTAATGAAGTAAATAAAGATCCTAACCTGAAACAGAACCCCGGGCTACTAAGCAATAACCAATTAAATTAA